From Acinetobacter suaedae, one genomic window encodes:
- a CDS encoding DUF4845 domain-containing protein, with translation MRKSQQGTSYIAILFGVVLFAIAVKAAIAIWPAYWDDKIIDSQIEGLLKDSPLNTTPTKFASQMDQRLDMNGVRDLRFKDIAQATYKDDLIVVKKYEVRKPFMLNISLVMTFEKTFDQKSAKQAQ, from the coding sequence ATGCGTAAATCTCAACAAGGGACTTCGTATATTGCAATTTTATTTGGGGTGGTTTTATTTGCAATTGCTGTGAAAGCTGCAATTGCAATATGGCCAGCATATTGGGATGACAAAATTATTGACAGTCAGATTGAAGGTTTATTGAAAGATAGTCCGCTAAATACGACGCCAACCAAGTTTGCATCTCAGATGGATCAACGTTTGGATATGAATGGTGTACGAGATCTTCGTTTTAAGGATATCGCACAGGCTACATATAAAGATGATTTGATCGTCGTGAAAAAGTATGAAGTGCGAAAGCCTTTCATGCTAAATATTAGTTTAGTGATGACTTTTGAGAAGACTTTTGACCAAAAATCTGCCAAACAAGCTCAATGA
- the rnc gene encoding ribonuclease III — MTKNLPNKLNDTRLQARIGYQFQQIDLLKLALTHRSVSHKHNYERLEFLGDSLLGMIIANYLYHTYPTENEGRLTRMRATLVRQEALGKIANDLQLSRSLILSTGELKSGGHHRESILADTVEAIIGAIYLDSNDLNLLQGIVLKWYEPYFDHIEPTDQLKDPKSRLQEYLQARKKPLPVYEVVDIQGDAPNQHFKVECLVDGLPKIQGEGSSRRFAEQTAAAEILKLLEQ; from the coding sequence TTGACCAAAAATCTGCCAAACAAGCTCAATGATACAAGACTGCAAGCAAGGATAGGTTATCAATTTCAACAAATTGATTTGTTGAAATTGGCTTTAACTCACCGGTCTGTTAGTCATAAACACAATTATGAACGCCTAGAATTTCTAGGCGATTCGTTATTGGGGATGATCATTGCGAATTATTTATACCATACCTATCCAACTGAAAACGAAGGTCGTTTAACGCGTATGCGTGCAACTTTGGTTCGACAGGAGGCACTAGGTAAAATTGCGAATGACTTGCAACTGAGTCGGTCATTAATTTTAAGCACTGGTGAATTAAAATCAGGTGGTCATCATCGTGAATCTATTCTCGCTGACACGGTTGAAGCCATTATCGGTGCGATATATTTAGACAGTAATGATCTCAACTTGCTGCAAGGCATTGTGTTAAAATGGTATGAACCTTACTTCGACCATATCGAACCGACGGATCAACTGAAAGACCCGAAATCACGGCTACAAGAGTATTTACAAGCACGTAAAAAACCTCTCCCAGTTTACGAGGTTGTAGATATTCAAGGTGATGCACCAAATCAACATTTCAAAGTGGAATGTTTGGTTGATGGATTGCCGAAAATTCAAGGCGAGGGCTCAAGTCGTCGTTTCGCCGAACAAACGGCAGCGGCTGAAATTTTAAAATTATTGGAGCAATAA